In Burkholderia sp. NRF60-BP8, a single window of DNA contains:
- the typA gene encoding translational GTPase TypA, translating to MTRALRNIAIIAHVDHGKTTLVDQLLRQSGTFRENQQIAERVMDSNDIEKERGITILAKNCAVEYEGTHINIVDTPGHADFGGEVERVLSMVDSVLLLVDAVEGPMPQTRFVTKKALALGLKPIVVVNKIDRPGARIDWVINQTFDLFDKLGATEEQLDFPIVYASGLNGYASLDPAAREGDMRPLFEAILAHVPVRPADPEAPLQLQITSLDYSTYVGRIGVGRITRGRIKPGQPVAMRFGPEGDVLNRKINQVLSFKGLERVQVESAEAGDIVLINGIEDVGIGATICAVDTPEALPMITVDEPTLTMNFLVNSSPLAGREGKFVTSRQIRDRLMKELNHNVALRVKDTGDETVFEVSGRGELHLTILVENMRREGYELAVSRPRVVMQEIDGVRHEPYELLTVDVEDEHQGGVMEELGRRKGEMLDMASDGRGRTRLEYKISARGLIGFQSEFLTLTRGTGLMSHIFDSYAPVKDGSVFERRNGVLISQDDGAAVAYALWKLQDRGRMFVKPGDALYEGMIIGIHSRDNDLVVNPIKGKQLTNVRASGTDEAVRLVPPVQMSLEYAVEFIDDDELVEVTPQSIRLRKRFLKEHERRRASREGAVD from the coding sequence ATGACCCGCGCCCTTCGCAATATCGCCATCATCGCCCACGTCGACCACGGCAAGACCACGCTCGTCGACCAACTGCTCCGCCAGTCCGGCACCTTCCGCGAGAACCAGCAGATTGCGGAGCGGGTGATGGACTCGAACGACATCGAAAAAGAGCGCGGGATCACGATTCTCGCGAAGAACTGCGCGGTCGAATACGAAGGCACGCACATCAACATCGTCGACACGCCGGGGCACGCGGACTTCGGCGGCGAAGTCGAGCGCGTGCTGTCGATGGTCGACTCGGTGCTGCTGCTCGTCGACGCGGTCGAAGGCCCGATGCCGCAGACGCGCTTCGTCACGAAGAAGGCGCTCGCGCTCGGCCTGAAGCCGATCGTCGTCGTCAACAAGATCGATCGTCCGGGCGCGCGGATCGACTGGGTCATCAACCAGACCTTCGACCTGTTCGACAAGCTCGGTGCGACCGAAGAGCAGCTCGACTTCCCGATCGTGTACGCATCGGGCCTGAACGGCTACGCGTCGCTCGACCCGGCTGCTCGCGAAGGCGACATGCGCCCGCTGTTCGAGGCGATCCTCGCGCACGTGCCGGTTCGCCCGGCCGATCCGGAAGCGCCGCTGCAGCTCCAGATCACGTCGCTCGACTATTCGACGTACGTCGGCCGGATCGGCGTCGGCCGCATCACGCGCGGCCGCATCAAGCCGGGCCAGCCGGTCGCGATGCGTTTCGGCCCGGAAGGCGACGTGCTGAACCGCAAGATCAACCAGGTGCTGTCATTCAAGGGCCTGGAGCGCGTGCAGGTCGAGTCGGCCGAGGCGGGCGACATCGTGCTGATCAACGGTATTGAAGACGTCGGTATCGGCGCGACGATCTGCGCGGTCGACACGCCGGAAGCGCTGCCGATGATCACCGTCGACGAGCCGACGCTGACGATGAACTTCCTCGTCAACTCGTCGCCGCTCGCCGGCCGCGAAGGCAAGTTCGTGACGAGCCGCCAGATCCGCGACCGTCTGATGAAGGAGCTGAACCACAACGTCGCGCTGCGCGTGAAGGATACCGGCGACGAAACGGTGTTCGAAGTGTCCGGTCGCGGCGAACTGCACCTGACGATTCTCGTCGAGAACATGCGCCGCGAAGGCTACGAGCTGGCCGTGTCGCGTCCGCGCGTCGTGATGCAGGAGATCGACGGCGTGCGTCACGAGCCGTACGAGCTGCTGACGGTCGACGTCGAGGACGAACACCAGGGCGGCGTGATGGAAGAGCTGGGCCGCCGCAAGGGCGAGATGCTCGACATGGCGTCGGACGGCCGCGGCCGCACGCGTCTGGAATACAAGATCTCGGCGCGTGGCCTGATCGGCTTCCAGAGCGAATTCCTGACGCTCACGCGCGGCACGGGCCTGATGAGCCACATCTTCGACTCGTACGCGCCGGTCAAGGACGGCTCGGTCTTCGAACGCCGCAACGGCGTGCTGATCTCGCAGGACGATGGCGCCGCGGTCGCGTACGCGCTGTGGAAGCTGCAGGATCGCGGCCGCATGTTCGTGAAGCCGGGCGATGCGCTGTATGAGGGCATGATCATCGGCATCCACAGCCGCGACAACGACCTCGTCGTGAACCCGATCAAGGGCAAGCAGTTGACCAACGTGCGCGCGTCGGGCACCGACGAAGCCGTGCGTCTCGTGCCGCCGGTCCAGATGTCGCTGGAATACGCGGTCGAATTCATCGACGACGACGAGCTCGTCGAAGTGACGCCGCAGTCGATCCGCCTGCGCAAGCGCTTCCTGAAGGAGCACGAGCGTCGCCGCGCGAGCCGCGAAGGCGCGGTCGACTGA